From a single Nostoc edaphicum CCNP1411 genomic region:
- a CDS encoding SAM hydrolase/SAM-dependent halogenase family protein produces MFICVIADYGTGDPAFTEVTQRLLMTFPHAQIYLLSVPAFSTLATGFWIAQLGLNPGPSDRLIYHNCAPRQDDPEARRDNEGEGLTYALLSNGVKVVGVNAGYTLSFIKDHTKELRVVNVSRGGSQFRSRDVFPPAAAAIMNEDFSLLGDSLKSEQIPDVPPDRIAWIDGYGNIKTTIGAHTLNLEPQSKIVIRIGDVVSDAVYSDGSFKVSEGTLAFAPGSSGWSRGDSGEPLRFLELFLRGGSAWERFGRPRVNQQVTRIA; encoded by the coding sequence ATGTTTATCTGCGTCATTGCAGACTACGGTACAGGAGATCCGGCATTTACAGAAGTCACACAACGTCTGCTGATGACTTTTCCCCATGCCCAAATTTATTTGCTTTCGGTTCCAGCATTCAGTACCTTAGCAACGGGATTCTGGATTGCCCAACTAGGACTTAATCCAGGCCCTAGCGATCGCCTAATTTATCACAACTGTGCGCCTCGTCAGGACGATCCTGAAGCCCGTCGAGACAATGAAGGTGAAGGACTAACTTATGCCCTTTTATCCAATGGTGTAAAAGTAGTGGGTGTGAATGCAGGCTACACCCTCTCCTTTATCAAAGACCATACAAAGGAGTTGCGAGTGGTCAACGTTTCTCGTGGTGGTTCGCAGTTTCGCTCACGGGATGTGTTTCCTCCGGCTGCGGCGGCCATTATGAATGAAGATTTTAGCCTTTTGGGAGATAGCTTGAAGAGTGAGCAAATCCCAGATGTTCCACCAGATCGAATTGCCTGGATTGATGGCTACGGCAACATCAAAACAACTATTGGGGCCCATACACTTAACTTGGAGCCTCAAAGCAAGATCGTGATCCGCATTGGAGATGTGGTCAGCGATGCAGTATATTCTGATGGCAGCTTCAAGGTATCTGAAGGAACTTTAGCCTTTGCTCCTGGTAGTTCCGGTTGGTCAAGAGGCGACTCAGGGGAACCATTGCGCTTTTTAGAGTTGTTTCTGCGAGGAGGGAGTGCTTGGGAGCGCTTTGGCCGTCCCCGTGTGAATCAGCAAGTAACTCGAATTGCCTAA
- a CDS encoding Uma2 family endonuclease, which produces MSETILAAPDIQLPPTQAELPYDDGIPMESARHKAQMDLLIDALIPWLSEREDGFIGGNMFVYYSLAQVRNKDFKGPDFFAVLGVPKGERRSWVVWEEGKAPDVVIELLSDSTAQADKNFKKLIYQNQMRVPEYFWYDPFNPDDLAGFSNDKGVYQPIAANAQNQLVSQSLGLALQLWQGNYKGIDATWLRWAMSLGELLPTPEEKERQRADQERQRADKAESQLLQTARNLLESGMTIEQVARLTGLNKSEIET; this is translated from the coding sequence ATGTCAGAAACTATCCTAGCTGCACCAGATATTCAACTCCCACCCACCCAAGCAGAATTACCCTATGATGACGGTATCCCAATGGAAAGCGCACGCCATAAAGCCCAGATGGACTTGCTCATAGATGCTCTGATACCTTGGTTGTCAGAACGAGAGGATGGGTTTATTGGCGGTAATATGTTTGTTTACTACAGTCTGGCGCAGGTGCGAAACAAAGACTTTAAAGGGCCAGACTTTTTTGCTGTGTTGGGAGTCCCTAAAGGAGAACGGCGCAGTTGGGTAGTTTGGGAAGAGGGAAAAGCACCAGATGTAGTTATTGAGTTACTTTCTGACAGCACAGCCCAAGCAGACAAAAACTTCAAAAAGCTAATTTATCAAAATCAAATGCGTGTACCAGAATATTTTTGGTATGACCCTTTTAATCCTGATGATTTGGCTGGTTTCTCTAATGACAAAGGAGTTTATCAACCCATTGCCGCAAATGCTCAAAATCAGTTGGTGAGTCAATCTTTAGGGTTAGCATTGCAGCTTTGGCAGGGAAATTATAAAGGTATTGATGCTACTTGGTTACGCTGGGCAATGTCGTTAGGAGAATTACTGCCAACTCCTGAAGAAAAGGAACGCCAAAGGGCAGACCAAGAACGCCAAAGGGCAGACAAGGCAGAATCACAGTTATTACAAACTGCACGCAACTTACTTGAGTCTGGGATGACAATCGAACAGGTAGCTAGGTTAACAGGTTTGAATAAATCGGAAATAGAAACGTAG
- a CDS encoding response regulator transcription factor, with protein sequence MPRILVIDDDPAISELVAVNLEMAGYDVSQAEDGIKGQALALQLQPDLIMLDLMLPRVDGFTVCQRLRRDDRTSEIPVLMLTALSQTQDKVEGFNAGADDYLTKPFEVEEMLARVRALLRRTDRIPQAAKHSEILNYGSLTLVPERFEAIWFNDTVKLTHLEFELLHCLLQRHGQTVSPSEILREVWGYDPDDDIETIRVHIRHLRTKLEPDPRHPRYIKTVYGAGYCLELPGIPPSNEGASVTLVE encoded by the coding sequence ATGCCGAGGATTCTTGTCATAGACGATGACCCAGCGATTTCAGAACTAGTTGCCGTCAACTTGGAAATGGCTGGCTACGATGTTAGTCAAGCTGAAGACGGCATCAAAGGTCAAGCGCTGGCTCTCCAGCTACAACCAGACTTGATCATGCTCGATTTAATGTTGCCCAGGGTAGATGGGTTCACCGTTTGCCAACGCCTGCGCCGCGACGATCGCACCTCTGAGATTCCGGTGTTAATGTTGACGGCTTTGAGCCAAACTCAGGACAAGGTGGAAGGCTTCAATGCTGGCGCAGATGACTACCTCACCAAGCCTTTTGAAGTTGAAGAAATGCTGGCGCGGGTGCGGGCACTTTTGCGACGTACTGACCGCATTCCCCAAGCAGCCAAGCATAGTGAGATTCTCAACTATGGCTCACTCACCCTCGTTCCCGAAAGATTTGAGGCGATATGGTTCAATGACACAGTGAAATTGACTCACTTGGAATTTGAGTTACTTCACTGCTTGCTGCAACGCCACGGTCAAACCGTTTCTCCTAGTGAAATCCTCAGAGAAGTTTGGGGCTACGATCCTGATGACGACATAGAAACGATTCGAGTGCATATTCGCCACTTGAGAACCAAGCTAGAACCCGATCCCCGCCATCCCCGCTATATCAAGACAGTGTATGGTGCTGGATACTGTCTTGAATTACCCGGTATACCTCCATCAAATGAAGGGGCTTCAGTAACACTGGTGGAATGA
- a CDS encoding Hsp70 family protein has translation MEILETIGFDLGHGETAVAKAIVESIEPPQMLEINNKKNQITALGWHPKLGYLVGEQALIQAGVTQLTISFKQKPNNDPKYRETISTFVATYYRLLKESKQLEGGEGSYFYIGCPSGWTVSDRTEYQKLLQEAGIPQLNVVPESRAAFMQAKEAGKLEYDKLVGSVLIVDIGSSTTDFTLVKSLEEIPIDFGSNTLGASLIDKAIFARTLANHEQKALLEKVFKEYPHHQARCELACRKAKEDYFSNEQLYSDPESFARGFESINEQIYFIPQVNKLIMEEILNQPLPELENHSWIKSFRDSLTEAKEKLEKLGIVPKLLLMTGGASRMKFTHVLCQEMFPEPETLLRPDPEPERCIALGLARVGRWDLRAAAFKQEVNKLFTSNKLKGLIEKHIPELIESLTKPLTDGLIINAVKPGLKDWQKNKIRTLADLETSLFSRAEQWLKSDIAMQIINYQCAYWFSNKIQPDLAAQTDPICRKFQIPRSSLRFEDSIDPNFVNPELRIGDAILAETVAFIVNVVIGGGAVASIITLILTGHLTWPIALVYGASVMAAGMELNRKSVQEVIKTNVDVPSWIRSSFLNDKKIEDMCEQIKPELEKVFQEQLTANQEAFDKLIVKVEQGLQKTLATKVQSCIILIQ, from the coding sequence ATGGAAATTTTAGAAACAATCGGTTTTGATTTGGGACACGGTGAAACGGCTGTAGCGAAAGCCATCGTGGAAAGCATCGAACCTCCGCAAATGCTGGAGATTAATAACAAGAAAAACCAAATTACAGCCCTGGGTTGGCATCCCAAACTCGGTTATCTTGTCGGCGAACAGGCATTAATTCAAGCTGGCGTTACTCAGCTGACAATTTCATTCAAGCAAAAACCCAACAACGATCCCAAATATCGGGAAACAATTAGCACTTTTGTGGCAACCTACTACCGCCTTTTGAAAGAAAGTAAACAACTTGAAGGTGGTGAAGGTAGCTATTTTTACATTGGTTGCCCTTCAGGATGGACAGTTAGCGATCGCACCGAATACCAAAAGCTACTTCAAGAAGCTGGCATTCCCCAACTAAATGTTGTACCCGAATCACGGGCTGCTTTCATGCAAGCCAAGGAAGCTGGGAAGTTGGAGTATGACAAACTTGTTGGATCGGTGCTAATTGTCGATATTGGTTCTTCAACCACAGATTTTACTCTGGTTAAGAGTTTAGAAGAGATTCCCATCGATTTCGGGAGTAATACTTTAGGTGCATCTCTAATTGACAAAGCTATTTTTGCCCGGACTCTCGCCAACCACGAACAAAAAGCATTACTGGAAAAAGTATTTAAGGAATATCCCCATCACCAAGCTCGTTGTGAACTGGCTTGCCGCAAAGCTAAAGAAGATTACTTTTCTAATGAACAGCTATACAGCGATCCTGAATCCTTTGCGCGTGGCTTCGAGTCGATCAACGAACAGATTTATTTTATTCCCCAAGTCAATAAATTGATCATGGAGGAAATTTTAAATCAACCCTTACCGGAACTGGAAAATCATAGTTGGATTAAATCATTTCGCGACTCTTTAACTGAGGCGAAAGAAAAGCTAGAAAAACTTGGAATTGTGCCGAAACTTTTACTGATGACTGGCGGTGCATCTCGCATGAAGTTCACGCACGTTCTTTGTCAGGAAATGTTTCCTGAACCAGAAACACTGCTTCGCCCTGATCCAGAACCGGAACGCTGCATTGCACTGGGTTTAGCACGAGTAGGACGATGGGATCTACGTGCTGCTGCTTTTAAACAAGAAGTCAACAAACTATTTACCTCAAATAAGCTTAAAGGCTTGATTGAAAAGCATATCCCGGAGTTAATCGAATCACTAACTAAACCTTTGACAGATGGCTTGATTATCAACGCAGTTAAACCAGGTTTAAAAGATTGGCAAAAAAACAAAATACGGACTTTAGCAGATTTGGAAACATCTTTGTTCAGTCGAGCAGAACAGTGGCTCAAAAGCGATATTGCTATGCAGATAATTAATTATCAATGTGCTTATTGGTTTAGTAATAAAATCCAACCAGATTTAGCTGCACAAACCGATCCAATATGTCGAAAATTTCAGATACCTAGAAGCAGCTTAAGATTTGAGGATAGTATTGATCCAAATTTTGTTAACCCAGAGCTACGAATTGGAGATGCTATCCTGGCTGAGACAGTAGCGTTTATTGTCAATGTAGTAATTGGTGGTGGCGCTGTGGCTAGCATCATTACTCTCATACTAACTGGGCATTTAACCTGGCCTATTGCACTAGTATATGGGGCTTCGGTTATGGCCGCAGGAATGGAGCTAAATCGTAAGAGTGTTCAAGAAGTAATCAAGACAAATGTGGATGTCCCTAGTTGGATTCGTTCGAGTTTTTTGAATGACAAAAAAATTGAGGATATGTGTGAGCAAATCAAGCCGGAGTTAGAGAAAGTTTTTCAAGAACAATTGACAGCAAATCAAGAGGCTTTTGACAAACTGATTGTCAAAGTTGAACAAGGGCTGCAAAAAACCCTTGCCACTAAAGTTCAATCTTGTATAATTCTGATCCAATAA
- a CDS encoding zinc-dependent peptidase, which translates to MIKTIVVFLIIGLIITGILVNPILVKKRRNRLKNRPFPPLWNAIVENNLPIFLYLSPNEIRRLQGHIQVFLAEKQFIGCRGLQVTEEMKLTIAAIACLLLLNESGQYFPKLRSILVYPNAYFVQETNSVGKYVVEERRVARLGESWTNDQLVVSWEQVKQDTNNWRDGRNVVLHEFAHQLDQENGKAEGVPILQHNSDYTIWAKVMTEAYQQLCNDVLQGVKTVMDSYGATNPAEFFAVATETFFEKPHQLLSKHPALYEQLQRYYQLDPVQWA; encoded by the coding sequence ATGATTAAAACAATAGTTGTCTTTCTCATTATTGGGCTGATCATCACTGGGATTTTAGTCAATCCTATCCTAGTCAAGAAGCGAAGAAACCGTCTGAAAAATCGTCCTTTTCCTCCACTTTGGAATGCCATTGTTGAGAATAATCTTCCCATCTTTCTCTATCTTTCTCCCAATGAAATCAGACGACTTCAGGGGCATATTCAAGTTTTCTTAGCAGAAAAGCAATTTATTGGCTGTAGAGGATTACAGGTGACGGAGGAAATGAAACTGACCATTGCTGCGATCGCCTGTTTACTCCTATTAAATGAAAGTGGGCAGTACTTTCCCAAACTTCGTTCAATTCTGGTATATCCTAATGCTTATTTTGTTCAGGAAACGAATTCTGTCGGAAAATATGTTGTTGAGGAAAGGCGTGTAGCAAGACTGGGTGAATCGTGGACAAATGACCAATTAGTAGTGTCTTGGGAACAGGTGAAACAAGACACTAATAACTGGAGAGATGGACGTAATGTTGTGCTTCATGAATTCGCCCATCAATTAGATCAAGAAAATGGTAAAGCTGAAGGAGTTCCTATACTGCAACACAACTCAGACTATACTATTTGGGCGAAGGTGATGACAGAAGCATATCAGCAACTTTGTAATGATGTTTTACAAGGTGTAAAGACGGTAATGGATAGCTATGGCGCAACAAATCCCGCAGAATTTTTCGCCGTAGCGACTGAGACATTCTTTGAGAAACCGCACCAATTGTTATCCAAGCATCCGGCACTTTATGAGCAACTGCAACGTTACTATCAATTAGATCCTGTGCAATGGGCGTGA
- a CDS encoding thioester reductase domain-containing protein has product MTIKQSFTADDIQIFLVSNLAKLLDVATDEIDVKEHLENYGLDSAQAMILVSNLEKLLGFQPSPLLLWHYPNIEALSQRLAEEVQDGSPVQDTKVVASNANTAPTVLDLGAEAVLDPTIHPGAASNAAIGEPKNIFLTGGTGFLGAFIIRELLQETNADIYCLVRAANAEEGKSKLQKNLEQYAIWQEEFSSRIIPIVGDLSQPLLGIGSEQFQVLAANIDTIYHSAALLNYVFPYSALKAANVLGTQEVLRLACQIKVKPVHYVSSVAVFESTAYAGKVVKEQDDFNHWEGIYLGYSQTKWVAEKLVKIARDRGLPVTIHRPPLISGDSKTGICNTHDFINLMTKGCLQMGYFPDVDYMLDMSPVDYVSKAIVYLSRQKESIGKAFNLQHPQPAALKMLVEWIRSFGYSVEMIPYEKWQSELINNVTSADNPLYTLRPFLLERWSDEQLTIPDLYLQARRPHISCQDTLHALAGSSIACPPIDSQLFMTYTAYLIQSGFLNLA; this is encoded by the coding sequence ATGACTATAAAACAGTCTTTCACAGCAGACGATATTCAAATATTTTTGGTATCTAACTTAGCTAAATTGCTAGACGTAGCAACTGATGAAATAGATGTCAAAGAACATTTAGAAAACTATGGTTTGGATTCAGCCCAAGCAATGATTCTAGTAAGTAACTTAGAAAAGTTGCTCGGATTTCAACCCTCTCCATTGCTGCTGTGGCATTACCCAAATATTGAAGCTCTTTCACAGCGTTTAGCTGAAGAAGTGCAAGATGGTTCACCAGTTCAAGATACAAAGGTAGTAGCCTCTAATGCCAACACTGCACCCACTGTTCTAGATTTAGGTGCTGAGGCTGTTCTTGACCCCACCATCCATCCCGGTGCAGCATCTAATGCAGCTATAGGTGAACCCAAGAACATCTTTTTAACTGGGGGAACAGGCTTTTTAGGAGCCTTTATCATCCGGGAATTGCTACAAGAAACCAATGCGGATATCTATTGCTTAGTGCGTGCTGCTAATGCCGAAGAAGGCAAAAGCAAACTCCAAAAGAATCTGGAACAGTATGCAATTTGGCAGGAAGAATTTAGCTCCAGAATTATTCCGATTGTCGGCGATTTATCTCAGCCTTTGTTAGGTATTGGTTCGGAACAGTTTCAAGTCCTAGCTGCAAATATTGATACCATCTATCATAGTGCTGCTTTATTGAATTATGTTTTCCCATACTCTGCACTGAAAGCAGCCAATGTTTTAGGCACTCAAGAAGTTTTGAGATTGGCTTGTCAAATTAAAGTCAAGCCTGTACATTACGTTTCTAGTGTTGCTGTTTTTGAATCCACTGCTTATGCTGGTAAGGTTGTCAAAGAACAGGATGATTTCAATCATTGGGAAGGTATTTATCTTGGTTACTCACAAACAAAATGGGTAGCCGAAAAGTTAGTTAAAATTGCTCGTGACCGTGGGCTTCCTGTAACTATCCACAGACCACCACTGATTTCAGGTGATAGCAAAACAGGCATTTGTAACACACATGACTTTATCAACTTGATGACCAAGGGCTGTCTACAAATGGGATATTTCCCTGATGTAGATTATATGTTGGATATGTCACCTGTGGATTATGTAAGTAAAGCGATCGTTTATCTATCACGGCAAAAAGAATCCATCGGGAAAGCTTTCAATTTACAACATCCCCAACCCGCCGCTTTGAAAATGCTAGTTGAGTGGATACGCTCTTTTGGTTATTCAGTTGAGATGATTCCTTACGAAAAATGGCAATCAGAGTTAATCAATAATGTCACTTCTGCTGACAATCCTTTATACACTCTGCGACCATTTTTGCTAGAACGTTGGTCTGATGAACAACTAACTATTCCTGATTTGTACTTACAAGCTAGAAGACCTCATATTAGCTGCCAAGATACTCTTCACGCATTGGCAGGTAGTTCTATTGCTTGTCCTCCCATTGATTCTCAATTGTTTATGACTTATACCGCCTACTTGATTCAAAGTGGTTTCTTGAATCTCGCTTAG
- a CDS encoding SDR family NAD(P)-dependent oxidoreductase produces MNTTHQRQSKQTALITGAAGGIGYELACIFAAYDYNLVLVDRNGSKLVEIAAKFQEKFGIFVKTIVKDLSISTAPEEIFTELQKADINVDVLVNNAGFGIYGLFHETDLAAELEMLQVNLVCLTHLTKLFLKHMVKQGEGKILNVSSAAAFQPGPLMAVYFATKAYILSFSEAIANELEGTGVTVTVLCPGSTASAFHERTGMADSKLLKGKRMMDARTVAEVGFHGLMKGKTIVIPGFMNKLLAKSVRFVPRNLVTKIVRNMQEDK; encoded by the coding sequence ATGAACACAACACATCAAAGACAGAGCAAACAAACTGCTCTTATTACTGGGGCAGCCGGCGGAATTGGCTACGAATTAGCATGTATTTTTGCTGCTTATGATTACAATCTGGTCTTAGTAGACAGAAACGGGTCAAAGCTAGTAGAAATTGCAGCTAAATTCCAAGAAAAATTTGGAATTTTCGTCAAAACTATTGTTAAGGATTTATCTATATCAACTGCTCCTGAAGAAATTTTCACGGAGTTACAAAAAGCCGATATTAATGTTGATGTGCTGGTAAATAATGCCGGATTTGGTATCTATGGATTATTTCACGAAACAGACCTAGCTGCTGAATTGGAAATGCTACAGGTAAATTTGGTGTGCCTCACCCATTTAACTAAGCTATTCCTGAAACACATGGTTAAGCAAGGTGAAGGTAAGATATTAAACGTCTCCTCGGCTGCTGCGTTTCAACCAGGGCCTTTGATGGCGGTTTACTTTGCTACTAAAGCTTATATCTTATCTTTTTCGGAAGCGATCGCTAATGAATTAGAAGGTACAGGTGTCACTGTGACAGTTCTTTGCCCAGGCTCAACCGCATCTGCCTTTCATGAAAGAACCGGAATGGCTGACTCTAAGTTGCTCAAGGGTAAAAGGATGATGGATGCACGAACAGTAGCTGAAGTTGGTTTTCACGGCTTAATGAAGGGCAAAACCATTGTCATTCCTGGTTTTATGAATAAACTACTGGCAAAAAGCGTCAGATTTGTACCTAGAAATCTCGTGACAAAAATTGTCAGAAATATGCAGGAAGATAAGTAA
- the hetI gene encoding 4'-phosphopantetheinyl transferase HetI — protein sequence MTASNDIWLPAPTDLTLLPDEIHVWRIELDQSEVQLQNLAATLSSDETARAERFYFQEHRQRFIAGRGILRTILGSYLGIQPLQVQFSYQQRGKPVLADKFADSGLAFNLSHSQGLGLCAVNCTRPIGVDLEYIRPMSDLEALAKRFFLPREYEMLRSQSPNQQQEVFFRYWTCKEAYLKATGDGLSQLEQIEVSLTPTEPAKLQISEDWSLFELVPANNYVAAVAVENFGWDLKCWQY from the coding sequence ATGACCGCTTCTAATGATATTTGGCTACCTGCACCGACGGATTTAACTTTGCTACCGGATGAGATTCATGTCTGGCGCATAGAACTTGACCAATCAGAAGTACAGTTGCAAAATTTAGCAGCAACTCTTTCCAGTGACGAAACGGCTCGTGCTGAACGGTTCTATTTTCAGGAACATCGACAGCGTTTTATTGCTGGTCGTGGTATTCTCCGAACTATATTAGGTAGCTACTTGGGTATTCAGCCCTTACAAGTGCAGTTTAGTTATCAACAGCGTGGCAAACCAGTATTAGCAGATAAATTTGCCGATAGTGGACTGGCGTTTAACTTGTCTCATTCCCAAGGGTTGGGTTTGTGTGCGGTGAATTGTACTCGCCCTATTGGTGTAGACCTAGAATATATTCGCCCGATGTCTGATTTGGAAGCTCTTGCCAAACGGTTCTTTTTACCGAGAGAATATGAGATGTTGCGATCGCAATCTCCCAACCAACAGCAAGAGGTATTTTTCCGTTACTGGACTTGTAAGGAAGCTTATTTAAAAGCAACTGGAGACGGACTATCCCAGTTAGAGCAAATTGAAGTATCGCTAACTCCCACAGAACCAGCAAAATTACAGATATCTGAAGACTGGAGCCTTTTTGAACTAGTACCGGCTAACAATTATGTTGCTGCTGTTGCGGTAGAGAATTTTGGCTGGGATTTGAAGTGTTGGCAATACTGA
- a CDS encoding YheT family hydrolase: protein MMCYTPPYNPSWFLQNGVMMTVYTALWGKRNWQSTTKDPEPSYHEKIFIGGQGVPIFGLVAIPENAHSTIIGTYGITGELKTEWFLRVLGRKAYAQGYAVVLFDWRAHGKTAELSPTLTSDGLYEGEDFVRIAAAAKAMGCPGKFWFTGFSLGGQLALWALKVAGEVIRDYGDLGLEDSDIGGGMVICPSLDSQRSLSYLVTKPFGRYLEAGIAQNLKKLAWRIHDAHPGSIDPAAIERANSIWGFDNELVIKQLGFPSVEAYYQASSALQILPQISKPTLILYAADDPLFDPAIIPELEEACDRNPAIDLLLTQYGGHVGYLSSKECQRQVNDSDLWWAWNRVLQWLEQQRTE, encoded by the coding sequence ATGATGTGTTATACTCCCCCCTACAATCCGTCTTGGTTTTTACAAAACGGTGTGATGATGACTGTATACACCGCTTTATGGGGAAAACGTAACTGGCAAAGTACTACTAAAGACCCAGAACCGTCTTATCACGAGAAAATCTTTATTGGTGGTCAAGGTGTGCCAATTTTTGGCTTGGTTGCCATTCCGGAAAATGCTCATAGCACGATTATCGGTACTTATGGCATTACTGGAGAGTTAAAAACAGAATGGTTTTTGAGAGTGCTTGGGCGTAAAGCCTATGCTCAAGGATATGCTGTGGTGTTATTTGATTGGCGGGCCCACGGGAAAACTGCCGAATTATCGCCGACTCTGACTTCTGATGGTTTGTATGAGGGGGAAGATTTTGTTCGCATCGCCGCTGCTGCGAAGGCAATGGGATGTCCGGGGAAATTTTGGTTTACAGGGTTTTCTTTAGGGGGGCAATTGGCGCTATGGGCGCTGAAGGTGGCTGGTGAGGTGATTAGGGACTATGGAGATTTAGGGCTAGAAGATAGCGATATTGGCGGTGGTATGGTGATTTGTCCGAGTTTGGATTCACAGCGATCGCTATCTTATCTGGTTACAAAGCCCTTTGGCAGATATTTGGAAGCAGGGATTGCCCAAAATTTAAAAAAACTGGCATGGCGGATACATGATGCCCATCCTGGAAGTATTGACCCTGCGGCGATTGAACGGGCGAACAGCATTTGGGGTTTTGATAATGAACTGGTAATTAAGCAACTTGGTTTTCCTTCTGTGGAAGCATATTACCAAGCTAGTAGTGCTTTACAGATATTGCCGCAAATCTCGAAACCGACTTTGATTTTATATGCTGCTGATGACCCACTTTTTGACCCAGCTATCATACCGGAATTAGAAGAAGCTTGCGATCGCAATCCTGCAATAGATTTGTTACTCACTCAATACGGCGGCCATGTTGGCTATTTGAGTAGTAAAGAGTGCCAGCGTCAAGTAAACGATTCTGATCTTTGGTGGGCATGGAATCGGGTTTTACAATGGTTAGAGCAACAACGAACAGAGTAG
- a CDS encoding cryptochrome/photolyase family protein encodes MTIGVWILGDQLWVKQAALESCFHQENVPVILIESLHHIQVRPYHRQKLVLLWSAMRHFAQELRQLKYSVTYKIAEDFKTPLQEWIRENKITQLRVMTPNDLPFTQMIQSLELFCTITLIPNNHFLWSTEEFNNWASGRKRLLMEDFYREGRRRFQILMEKDKPVGGQWNLDKENRQPPKGKLNTPPAQWFEPDEITLDVIDQVNSLTCPTYGEIKPFRWGINRQHALQVLDWFIQNRLPNFGPYQDAMVTGEETMWHALLSPYLNIGLLQPMEVIQAVEQAYFQQQLPLNSVEGFIRQLLGWREYMHGIYHYIDADYSDKNWFNHTQPLPEFFWTSRTEMNCLHQILTQVERTGYAHHIQRLMVLSNFALIAGLSPQSVENWFHAVFIDAYDWVMQTNVIGMGLFADGGVLASKPYAASANYINKMSDYCKSCVYNHKERVGKNACPFNFFYWDFLDRHRQQLQSQGRMSFILKNLDKMSAEELQSIRQQAQDWHAQS; translated from the coding sequence ATGACAATTGGGGTTTGGATATTAGGCGACCAACTTTGGGTAAAACAAGCAGCTTTAGAAAGTTGTTTTCATCAGGAAAATGTGCCTGTAATTTTGATCGAGTCATTGCATCATATTCAAGTAAGACCTTACCATCGGCAAAAGTTAGTCTTACTTTGGTCGGCAATGAGGCATTTTGCCCAAGAGTTGCGACAACTAAAATATTCAGTCACATACAAAATAGCTGAAGATTTTAAAACACCACTCCAAGAATGGATTAGGGAAAATAAAATTACTCAGTTGCGGGTGATGACACCGAATGATCTACCATTCACCCAAATGATTCAAAGTTTAGAACTCTTTTGTACAATCACTTTGATTCCTAACAATCATTTTTTGTGGAGTACAGAAGAATTCAATAATTGGGCGTCAGGTCGTAAGCGCTTGTTAATGGAAGACTTTTATCGGGAAGGAAGGCGACGTTTCCAAATTTTAATGGAGAAAGATAAACCAGTTGGTGGACAGTGGAATTTAGATAAAGAAAATCGTCAACCACCCAAAGGTAAATTAAATACACCACCTGCACAATGGTTTGAACCAGACGAAATTACTCTCGATGTCATTGATCAAGTTAATTCTCTTACTTGCCCAACTTATGGGGAAATAAAACCTTTTCGCTGGGGGATAAATCGCCAACACGCACTTCAAGTATTAGATTGGTTTATTCAAAACCGTCTACCGAATTTTGGCCCCTATCAAGATGCAATGGTAACGGGAGAAGAAACAATGTGGCACGCGCTACTTTCTCCTTATTTGAATATCGGTTTACTCCAACCGATGGAAGTAATTCAAGCTGTAGAACAAGCATATTTCCAACAGCAATTGCCTTTAAATAGTGTGGAAGGTTTCATTCGTCAGCTGTTGGGTTGGCGAGAATATATGCACGGCATCTATCACTATATAGATGCAGATTACTCAGATAAAAATTGGTTTAACCACACACAACCGCTCCCGGAATTTTTCTGGACAAGTAGAACCGAAATGAATTGTCTACACCAGATTCTTACGCAAGTGGAACGTACTGGCTACGCTCATCATATTCAACGGCTAATGGTGTTGAGTAATTTTGCTTTGATTGCCGGACTTTCACCACAATCTGTAGAAAACTGGTTCCACGCAGTGTTTATTGATGCTTATGACTGGGTAATGCAGACAAATGTCATTGGTATGGGTTTATTTGCTGATGGAGGTGTGTTGGCATCTAAACCCTATGCTGCTTCTGCTAACTATATAAATAAAATGAGTGACTATTGCAAAAGTTGTGTTTATAACCATAAGGAACGTGTAGGTAAAAATGCTTGTCCGTTCAACTTCTTCTATTGGGATTTTCTTGACAGACACCGCCAACAACTACAGTCTCAAGGAAGGATGAGTTTTATTTTAAAGAATTTGGATAAAATGTCTGCTGAAGAATTACAGTCTATCCGCCAACAAGCCCAAGATTGGCACGCCCAGTCGTAG